The region TTCGTCGTCTTCGGCGTGGCCGTGCTGTTCACCGTTCCGCGCCTGCTGAACCTGGTCATCAAGCCGGACAAGGTCTACCCGCTGTACGGCTTTCACTACTCGACGTTCCGCGCGATCGGGCGCATGACCAACATCAAGTTCTTCAAATGGCTGCTCGGTGACAGCTCCTACATCGTCTACTATCTGCGCGGCCTCGGATACGACTTGTCCCGGATCGAACAGACCGGGTCGAATTTCGGCACGGAAGTACAGCACGAGACCCCGTATCTGTGCTCCGTCGGCAGCGGCACGATGGTCGCCGACGGGCTCTCCATCGTCAACGCGGACTACTCGAGCTCCTCTTTCCGGGTGTCCAGGGCCTCGATCGGACCACGCAACTTCATCGGGAACAACATCGCCTATCCCTCGGGGGCCAGGACGGGCGAGAACTGTCTCCTCGCGACGAAGGTGATGATTCCGCTCGAGGGCGAGGTGCGCGAGGGGGTGGGCCTGCTGGGCTCGCCGTGCTTCGAGATTCCCCGGTCGGTCGAGCGCGATTCCCGGTTCGACCATCTCCGCAACGGCGACGAGTTCCGTCGCAGTCTCGCCGCGAAGAACCGTTACAACATGCGCTCGATGGTCCTCTTCCTGATGGTGCGGTGGATCTACTTCTTCGTCCTCACGGTGGTCGCTCTCGCCGACGTCGATCTGTACGACTCCTACGGACAGGTACTGATCGCCGTGTTCCTGGTGTTCAGCCTTGCTTTCACGCCTGTCTACTTCGTGCTGGTGGAGCGCTGCATCATGGCATTCCGCGGGCTGCAACCGCAGTTGTGTTCCATCTACGAACCGTACTTCTGGTGGCACGAGCGCCTCTGGAAGGTGCCCGAGAATTACCTCAACATCTTCAACGGAACCCCTTTCAAGAACCTGATCTGGCGCATGCTGGGCGTTCGGATCGGCAGCAGGGTCTTCGACGACGGCTGCCACCTGACCGAGCGGATGCTCACCACCATCGGGAGCGACTGCACGCTCAATGCGGGAAGCAAGATCCAGTGCCACTCGCAGGAGGACGGCACCTTCAAGTCCGACCGCAGCACGATCGGCGCCGGCTCCACGCTCGGTGTCGGCGCCCACGTCCACTACGGCGTGACGATGGGCGACGGCGCGGAACTCGCCTCCGACTCCTTCCTCATGAAGGGCGAGGAAGTCCCGGAGCGCGCCCGGTGGGGCGGAAATCCCGCGGCGGAGATGCGCGACACCCCCTATCAGCCTGCCGCACTGGCGTACGAGGCACAGCGTGACCGCCCCGGCCGGCAGGTCCAGTGAGTGAACGGGAAGATGCGATGAGAGTGCAAGTGGAAGCCGATCGGGAGTTCTGGCGCGGTCAGCTCGTGGCCGGTGGGTTCACCGCGCTGCCGCGGTGGACGCCCCATCCGGTGGCGGGCGTCGCCGACCACGAGACGACGGTCCCGGAGGACGTCGCGGGACCGTTGCGCGGGCTGGCGCAGGACCTGGCGGTACCGCTCGACTCGGTGCTGCTGGCCGCGCACGCCAAGGTGCTCGCCGCGCTGTCCGGTGAGCGCGAGGTCGTGTCCGGCTACGTCCCCGTCGACGGCGGCCGGCCGTTGCCCTGCCGGCTGACGACCGAACCCTCGACGTGGCGGACGCTGCTGCTGAACGCCCATCGGGCCGCGTCGGAGCTGCTGTCGCACAAGGACTTCCCGGTCGACGAGCTCAGGCGCGAACTGGGCCTGACCGAACCGCCCTTCGAGGCCGTGTTCGATCCGGGCGGTGTGGGCGGTGACCTGGCCGAGGACACCGTGTTGTGGGTCGGGTTCTCGTGGCGGGACGACCGGCTCGTGCTGCGGCTGCGGTACCGGACCGACGTACTCGACGCGGACTGCGCTGCCCGGATCGCCGGTTACCACCTCACCGCGCTCGCCCGGATCGCCGTCGGTCCGGATGCCGAGCACGGACGGCAGATCCTGCTCTCCGCCGAGGAACTCCACTTCCAGCTCGAAGGGCTCGCCGGACCCCACCGGGACCTGCCGGACCGCCGGATGCACGAGTTGTTCGAACAGAGGGTGCGGGAACACCCGGACGCCGTCGCCGCCGTACACGGTGAACGGCGGTGGACCTACCGAGAGCTCAACGCCCGGGCCAACCGGCTGGCACGCGCGCTGCTGGCGCGGGGGCTGCGCCGGGAGGGCGTGGTCGCGGTGGTGACCGAACGCAACCTGGACTGGCCGGCCGCCGTGCTGGCGGTCTTCAAGGCCGGGGGCGTGTACCTGCCCATCGAGCCGCATTTCCCGGCCGGCCGCATCGCCACCACGCTCACTCGCGCCGAGTGCGCCTTCGTGCTGACCGAACACGGCAGCACCACCACCCTCGACCAGGCCCTGGAGTCCCTGCCCGGGATCGGGAAGGTCTTCATCGACGCGGCCTACGCGGAGGACCACGCCGACGACGATCCGGGCGTGCCCGTCGCACCGGACCAACTCGCCTACATCTACTTCACGTCCGGCTCCACGGGTGAGCCGAAGGGCGCGATGTGCGAGCACGCGGGGATGCTCAACCACCTCTACGCCAAGATCGACGACCTGGGGCTCGGCGAGGGACAGGTGGTCGCGCAGACCGCGCCCCAGTGCTTCGACATCTCGCTGTGGCAACTGGTGTCCGGACTCCTGGTCGGCGGGCGGACCCTGCTGGTGGAGCAGGAGGTGATCCTGGACGTCCAGCGGTTCGTCGACAAGATCGTCGAAGGCCGGGTCGCCGTCCTCCAAGTCGTGCCCTCGTACCTGGACGTCGTCGTGTCCTGTCTGCGGCAGCGCCCCCGCGAACTGCCGGACCTGCGATGCGTGTCGGTCACCGGCGAGGCGTTGAAGAAGGAGCTCACGGAGCGCTGGTTCGCCGTCCAGCCCGGGATCAAGCTGGTCAACGCCTACGGGCTGACCGAGACCTCGGACGACACCAACCACGAGGTCATGGACCGGGCTCCGGACCGCATCCTGCTCGGCCGCGCGGTCAACAACGTGCGCGTCTACGTCGTCGACGAGCACCTCACCCCGGTACCGCTCGGCGCCCCCGGCCTGATCGTGTTCTCCGGCGTCTGCGTCGGCCGCGGCTACATCAACGACCCCGAGCGCACCCGGCAGGCCTATCTGACCGATCCGCACCGTGAGGGCGCCCGGCTCTACCGGGGCGGCGACTACGGCCGCTGGCAGCCCGGGGGCAAGCTGGAGTTCCTGGGCCGCCGGGACACCCAGGTCAAGATCCGTGGCTTCCGGATCGAGATCGGCGAGATCGAGAACACCCTGTTGCGGGTGCCGGGGGTGCGTGACGGCGCGGTGGTCGTCGCCGAGCGGGCCGACCAGAGCAAGCACCTGGTGGCGTTCTACTCGGGCCCGCGGGCCCTCGACGGCGACGTCCTGCCGGCCCGGCTCGGCGAGTCGCTGCCCGAGTACATGGTCCCGTCGGCCTTCCACTGGCGCGAACGCCTGCCGCTGACCGCCAACAGCAAGATCGACAGAAAGACCCTGCAGACGCTCGCCGGAGAACTCGGCGTCGTCCAGGACGACTACCAGGCGCCGAACACACCGACGGAACACCGGCTGGCGGCCGCGTGGGCGAAGGTGCTCGGCATTCCGCAGCACCAGATCGGACGGCGGGACCACTTCTTCGACCGGGGCGGCACCTCGTTGTCGGCGGTGAAGCTGGCGATCACCCTGGACCGTGCGGTGTCCCTCAAGGACGTCACCCGTCACCCGGTCCTCGCCGACCTGGCCGGGCTGGTCGACGGCAGGTCCGAGCGGCACCCCGGGCTGCTGCACCCGCTGTCGGAATCGGACGATGCGCGGGCCGGGGCCCTGGTGTGCTTCCCGTACGCCGGCGGCAACGCGGTGAACTTCCAGCCGCTGGCCAGGGCGCTGCCGGCCGACGGGCCCGCCGTCCACGCCGTCGAGCTGCCCGGTCACGACATGGCAGCCGGCAGTGAACCGTTCGCACCGATGACAGAAGTGGTCGAACAGGTCGTCGACGAGATCGTCCGACGAGGCCTGACCAGGGTCCTGCTGTGGGGCCACTCCTCGGGCGCCGCGCCGGCCGTGGAGACGGCCAGAAGGCTCCAGGAGCGCGGGGTGGACGTCCAGCGGGTGTTCCTCGGCGCGCAACTGCTCGGCGACGCCGCCCGGCGGCGCGCCGCGATCGACGAGCTGACGGAACTGAGCGACGCCGAGGTCGCCGCGAAGCTGAGCGCGGCCGGCGGGTACACCGAACTCGGTGAGCTGGACGCGCGGCACGCCGAGCACGTGGGTGCCGCCTACCGGCACGACTGCGTGTCCGCACACCGCTACTTCGCCGGCCTCCTGGACAACCCGCCGACGCCGAAGCTGTCCGCTCCGGTCACCGTGGTCGTCGCCGCCGACGACCCGAGCACGGCGGACCACCCGCACCGCTACCGCGACTGGCAGCTCCTGGCCGAACAGGTCGACCTGCACGAGCTCGCCGACGGCGGCCACTACTTCCCACGCACCCGTCCGGCCGAAGCGGCACAGGCCGTTCTGCGCGCCGCCGAACTGTTCGCTCCTTCCTGAGTGACAACTGACTCGTGACAACCGACGAGTGACCGACCGACGAGTGACTGACCGCCGAGTGACTGACCGAGTGACAACCGACTGAGTGGCTACGGAAAGGAAATCGAGATGTCGTCCACTTCCACGGCGTCGATGGTCGACGTGGAACTGCAGTCCGGCAGACCTCCGCTCCTGCGGGCCGAGGCCACCGGTGGCGCGGCGAGCTGGGCAGCCGGGCACCGGGACGCACTGCGCGCCGTCGTCGCCGAGCACGGCTGCGTCCTGGTCCGCGGCCTCGGGCTGCGCGACGCGGCCGAGACCGGTGCCGTCTTCTCGAAGCTCGCCACCGGTCTGATGACCGAGAAGGAGGTCTTCGCGCCCCGGCGGACCTACTCCGACGGCGTGTACTCCTCGACGAAGTGGCCGCCGAACCAGCCGATGTGCATGCACCACGAACTGAGCTACACGCTCGAGTTCCCCGGCCTGATGATGTTCGCCTGTCTGAGCGCGCCCACCGACGGAGGGGCGACCGCGGTCGCCGACTCGCCGACCGTGCTCGACGCGCTGCCCGCCGAGTTGACCGAACGCTTCGAGCGCGAGGGCTGGCTGCTCACTCGCAGCTACAACGACGAGATCGGGGCGTCCGTGGCCGAGGCGTTCGGCACCGAGGACCGTGGTGCCGTCGAGAGCTACTGCCGCGCCAACGCGATCGCGTTCGAGTGGCAGCCGGACGGTGGGCTGCGCACCCGACAGCGCCGCAGCGCCGTGGTGCGTCACCCGGTCACCGGCCGCCGCTGCTGGTTCAACCAGATCGCGTTCCTCAACGAGTGGACGATGGCCCCCGAGGTGCGTGAGTACCTGATGGACGTCTACGGGGCCGACGGACTGCCGTTCAACACCCGCTTCGGCAACGGCGACCCGATCGGCGAGGACGTCGTGGAACTGCTCAACAGCGTCTACGAGGCCCACACCGCACGCGAGCCGTGGCAGGCGGGCGACCTGATGCTCGTCGACAACATCCGCACCGCGCACAGCAGGGAGCCCTTCGAGGGACCACGCGAAGTGCTCGTCGCCCTGGCCGACCCGGTGCGTCTGACCGACTGCTCTCCGACCGTCGAGGTGACCGCGTCATGACCACCATCCGTTCCACCGCACCGGAGCCCGCGCCGGCCCCGCCGATCACCGTGCCGCCGTTCGCGGTGATCCCCGGTGCCCAGGTCCAGCGCGCGCTGCGCGGACGCGAGAAGCAGATCGTGGAGTTGGTCGAGGCCACCTACCGGGTGCACGGCGCCGGTGACTCGGTGAACCCGCCCTCGTACTTCCTGCGGTTCCCCGACCGCCCGTCCTCCCGGATCATCGCGCTGCCCGCCTCGATCGGCGGGGAGGTGCGGGTGGACGGCCTGAAGTGGATCTCCAGCTTCCCGGAGAACGTGAAGGCCGGTGTCCCGAGGGCCTCGGCCGTACTGATCCTGAACGACCATGACACCGGCTACCCGTTCGCCTGTCTGGAGAGCTCCATCATCAGCGCCACCAGGACGGCCGCGTCGGCCGCCGCGGCCGCCGACCGGCTCAGCCGCGACCGGCCGCGACCGACGCGGGTCGGCTTCTTCGGGGTGGGCCTGATCGCCCGGTACATCCACACGTTCCTGGTCGGCACCGGCTGGTCGTTCGACGAGATCGGTGTGCACGACCTGTCCACCGACAGCGCGGCGGGTTTCCGGTGCTACCTGGAGCAGTCGGGCGCCACCGGCCGGGTCACCGTGCACGACAACGCCGAGCAGTTGATCCGCAACAGCGACCTGGTGGTCTTCGCCACGGTCGCCGGGCAGCCGCACGTCAGTGATTTGTCTTGGTTCGATCACAATCCGGTGGTGCTGCATGTGTCGCTGCGCGACCTCGCGCCGGAGATCCTGCTCGCCTCGACCAACATCGTCGACGACGTCGAGCACTGCCTGAAGGCCGACACCTCGCCGCATCTGGCCGAGCAGCTCACGGGCAACCGGGACTTCGTGCACGGCACGTTGGACGACGTGATGGCCGGGCGGGTGACCGTGCCGGCGGACCGGCCGGTGGTGTTCTCGCCCTTCGGCCTCGGGGTGCTCGACCTCGCGGTCGGCAAGTACGTCTACGACGAAGTGACCCGCTGCGGAGAGCTGCACGTCGTCGACGACTTCTTCCACGAACTGAGCCGGTACGGATGAGCCGGCCGCGAACCCGGGCCGCAGAAGACAGCGACCCCTGACGCAGGGCCCTGTCCGACTCGGATGGACACGGGCTCCCGCCCACAGAACCGAGAAGCCCGCCCACGGTCGGACGGACATTCCGAAAGTGCTCTGCTCCAGATTGAGGAGACCGTCGTGCCCGTCATTTCCGTTCCCCAGGCCTTCAACGAAGAGGATCTCTATGTCGACCTCCGGGCGATCATCGGGCATACGCTCTTCCTGAAGTGCGAGGGCTTCAACTTCGCCGGCTCCATCAAGATGAAGGCCGCCCTCGAGATGGTGGAGGCCGCCGAGCGGGACGGAGTTCTGAAGCCGGATTCGATCCTGGTCGAGTCCTCGTCCGGGAACCTCGGCGTGGCGTTGAGCATGATCGCGGCGAGCAAGGGTTACCGGTTCCTGTGCGTGACGGACTCCCGCGGCAACCTGTCGACCAGGATGATGATGGAGGCCCTGGGCAGCCAGGTGCACATGATCGCCGGTCAGCAGGAGAGCAACGGCGGCTATCTCGGCGCGCGGATCGAGTACGTGCGTGCGCTGTGCGCCTCCGACCCCCGGTACGTGTGGCTCAGCCAGTACACCAATCCGAGCAACTGGAAGGCGCACTACCGCAGGACGGCGCCGGAGATCGCCCGTCAGTTCCCGCAGCTGGACGTGCTGTTCGTCGGGGCCGGCACCACCGGCACCCTGATGGGCTGCGCGCGCTTCTTCCGGGAGTGGCACCGGCCGGTGCGGGTCGTCGCGGTGGACAGCGTGGGCTCGGTGTCCTTCGGTGGGCCGCCCGGCCGCCGGATGATTCCCGGCCTCGGGATGAGCATGCGCCCGCCGTTGCTCGACGAGTCCTACGTGGACGAAGTGATACGGGTCGAGGAGAGAGACACCGTCCGTACCTGCCACCGGCTGGCCAGACGCGGATTCGTGTTCGGCGGCTCCACCGGCACGGTGGTCAGCGGCGCGACGGACTGGTTGAACCGGCACGACGCACGCGAACTCACCGCGGTGGCCATCGGTCCGGACCTCGGCGAGCGCTACCTCGACACCATCTACCAGGCCAGCTGGCTGCGGGATCTCTACGGCGACGACGTGCTCAACTCCCGCGAGATCGCCGCCGATTCCTGGGCGCCCTCCCCCACGCCACCGACACGGTGGGGCCGGGCGGTCGACCTCGAGAACGGCGAGCGCGGCAAAAAGCAACGCCCTCAGCTCCAGGACCGTAAGACCTAGGCCCGTCTTCCGGGTCGGGTCGCCTCGCGATGCGGCGTCCCATCGGTACCGGTGGGCGGCACCGGGCTTCGCGGCCCGGGCCGCCCACACCGGGGCGGCACTTCGACGAACTAGGCGGCCACGGGATCCGGTTGTCCGACCAGGGGCGGTATTGGAGTTACGGGAGCGAAATACTGATCACTGTTTTCGGTGACGTTGCCCACTATGCGGTGGGGACATCTAGGCAATTCCTACTTTGTCACCGAAAGTTGGGGACGGAAATCCCCACAGAAAGCAATCGCTCCCCATGCACCGTTCGTCCGACGTTCCCGTACAGCCCCACGCCGTCACCGTCGCCGAAGTGATCCCCGGTGATCTAATCGCCCTCTCCGAACAGGATGTGGCGAAGAACACCTGGTACGTGGTGATGCACACCCTGCCCGAAACCCCCCACACCATTCGCCTGACATTGCGACCGCCGCTCGGCGGAATTGATCACGACGAGGTATTCGAACGCGGCCACCAAGTGACCACGGCCAGCCGCCGAATGGATATCGGGGCAATTCCCGAGATCACCTCCACCGACCTCGATCCTGTGGAATTCCGGGACGGCGACCGCATCACCTCACTGCGCGCCGTGGACCCCCGGGCCGTCGAGGAGTCGTACACCCGTAGGTGGGGTCACTGGCACCGGGACCTGGACCGCCGGGCCGAGGCTCCCGTCCCCGACGAGGAACTGCGGGACTTGGCCGAACAGGCCTCACAAAGCGGACATGTCGTACGACATCACCCGCGCCCACGTCGGGCCGCCGAGGCGTACGCACCCCGCCGGGTCGTCGTCACCGGGCTCGGTGCCGTGACGCCGCTCGGTGTCGGGGTCGAGGAGCTGTGGCGGGGCCTGGTCGAGGGCCGGTGCGGGATAAGCGAGTTGGAGGGCGAGGAGTTCGCCGAACTGCCCGTGCGGATCGCGGGCAGCGTGCCCGTGGACCCCGTCGGGCTGCTGCCCCGGCCGCAGGCGCGGCGGATGAACCGGTCCGCCCAGTTCGCGGTGCTCGCCGCCCGGGAGGCCTGGCAGGACGCCGGGTTGGACCCGGCCGGCACCACGGAGAGCGGGCTGGCGCCCGAGCGGGTCGGCGTCTCGGTCGGGGCCATCCTCGGTGACGCCTCGGTGCTCGTCGGCGGCGACCGCAAGCTGCGGGACAAGGGCCCGCGCGCGGTCTCCCCGCTCACCACACCGATGACCGTGCCCTCGCAGGCCGCCTCCCAGGTGTCGCTGGTGCTGCACATCACCGGCGAGGCCCGCACCGTGACCAGCGCGTGCGCCTCCGGCACCGAGGCCATCGGACAGGCCATCGACCGGATCCGGTACGGCCGCGTGGACGTCGCCCTCGCCGGAGGTGCCGAAGCCGTCGTCACCCCCGCGATCATGGCCTCGTTCGCCGCCATGCGCGCGCTCTCCACCCACGAGCTCGGATCCACCAGCCCCTCCCGGCCGTTCGCCAGCGACCGCGACGGCTTCGTGAACGGCGAGGGCGCGGGCTTCCTGCTCCTGGAGGCCGAGGAGCACGCCCGGGCACGCGGCGCGCGCATCTACTGCGAGGCCGCGGGCTGGGGGCTGTCCGCCGACGCCCACCACATGGCCGCGCCCGACCCGTCCGGCAGCGGCGTGGCGCTGGCCCTGCGCCGGGCCGTCCACGACGCCGGTGCCCATGTCGTGGACGTCGTCCACGTCAACGCCCATGCCACCGCCACCGTCGACGGCGACCTCGCCGAGGCGAGCGCGCTGCGCGCCGTGCTCGGCGGGAGCGTGCCCGTGACCGCGTTGAAGGGCCACCTCGGCCATCTCCAGGGAGCCGCCGGCGGTGTGGAGGCCGTCGCCACGGTGCTCACCCTCCACCACGGCCTCATTCCGCCCACCATCGGCTGCGACGACCAGGACGACGCGATCGACCTGGACGTGGTGACCAAGAACCCCCGCCGGCTGCCCGCGCTCGGCGACCTCGCCCTGAGCAACTCGTTCGGGTTCGGCGGGCACAATGCGGTGCTCGCCCTGCGGCGTACGGGGTGAGCCGTACGAGGTGACGGGGCCCCGGGTCCCGTGGGTGCCCCGGGGCGGTCAGGCCGAGGCGCGCCCCCGCGCGGTGGCCTTCTTCGCGGCCGTCTTCTTCCCCGTCGCCTTCTTGGCGGTCGCCTTCTTGGCCGCCGTCTTCTTCGCGGTGGACTTGGTGGCCGCCGTCTTGCCGGCCGCCTGGCCCGTCGACTTCGCCGTGGACTTCGCGGCCGTCTTCTTCGGCGCCGTCTTCTTCGCGGTCGACGTGGACTTCTTCCCGCCGACCTCCTTGGGCGCCGTACGGGCCGACCTGCGGGAGGGCAGCGCGGTGACCTCTGCGGATCCGCCGGTCCGCGCCCCGGTCTCCTCGCCCGTCTCCTCACCCCGGGACACCTTGGCCGCGCGCACGCTCTTCTCCAGGGCGGCCATCAGGTCGAGCACCTTGCCGCCGGCCCGCTCCCCGGCGGGGGGCGCGGCCGGGAGTTCACCGGAGGCCTTGGCGGCGACGAGTTCCTCGACGGCCTCGCGGTAGTCGTCGTGCAGTTCGGTGAGCTCGACCTCACCGAGGGTGTCCATGAGGGCGTCGGCCAGGTCGAGTTCCTTGTCCCGTACGGTCACGGTCGCGTCCGGGGCGACCTCCTGGGTGGACCGGATCTCGTCCGGCCACAGCAGCCCGTGCATGGCGATCACGTCGTCCACCACACGCAGCATGCCGAGCCGCTCCCGCCCGCGCAGCGCGAACTTCGCGACGGCGACCTTCTGGCTGCGCTTGAGCGCCTCGCGCAGCAGGACGTACGGCTTGGTGGCGGGGACGCCGTTCGCGGCCAGGTAGTACGCCGTGTCCATCTGGAGCGGGTCGATCCGCTCGGCCGGTACGAAGGCCACGATCTCGATCGTCCTCGCGGTGGGGATCGGCAGCGCGGCCAGCTCCTCGTCCGTGATCGTGATCAGCGTGCCGTCCGCGTCCTCGTACGCCTTGCCGATCTCACCGGTGGTGACCTCGCGGTCCTCCAGTTCGCAGAACTTGCGGTACCGGATGCGGCCGCCGTCGTCCAGGTGGACCTGGCGGAAGGAGATCGAGTGGCTCTCCGTCGCGTTCACGACCTTGATCGGGATGCTGACCAGGCCGAAGGAGATGGCGCCGTTCCAGATGGATCGCACGTGCGGCACCCTTCCTGGTGGTTCCTGCTGACGCGGGCTCGCGGGATGCGGTTGAAAGCCAGGCTAGACGGGTGTGCGCGACCTCACATCCGCACGGGAGCGGCGGGGCGATCTGGGCGCTTTGATGGCTGTTTCATGCGACTCTCGTCGTATGACGCCGATCACGGAAGTGGAGGGGCGGCGGCTCGCGCTCACCAATCTGGACAAGGTGCTGTACCCCGCGACGGGTTTCACCAAGGGTGAGGTCCTGCACTACTACGCGACGGTCGCGGAACCCCTGCTGGCGCACCTCCACGGCCGGCCGGTCTCCTTCCTCCGCTACCCCGACGGGCCGGACGGACAGGTCTTCTTCACCAAGAACGTGCCGCCCGGCACACCCGACTGGGTCCGGACCGCCGAGGTCCCCCGGACGGAGGGCCCCGCCCGGATGGTCCTGGTCCAGGACCTCCCCTCGCTGATGTGGGCGGCGAACCTCGTCACCGAGTTCCACACGCCGCAGTGGCAGGTGGACGCGCCCGGTCTGGCCGACCGGCTCGTGTTCGACCTCGACCCGGGGGCGCCGGCGACGGTCGTCGAGTGCTGCGAGGTCGCGTTGTGGCTGCGGGAGCGGCTGGCTGCGGACGGGATCGAGGCGTACGCGAAGACGTCCGGGTCGAAGGGGCTGCATCTGCTGGCGACGGTGGTGCGGATGCCGTCCTCGGATGTCAGCGCGTATGCGAAGGAGCTGGCCGTGGAGGCGGAGCGGGCGTTGCCGGCGCTCGTCACACACCGGATGACCAAGAGTCTGCGGCCCGGGAAGGTGTTCGTCGACCACAGTCAGAACGCCGCGCGGAAGACCACGGCCACGCCGTACACGTTGCGTGCGCGGTCCGCGCCCACCGTGTCCGCCCCCGTCACCTGGGACGAGGTCGCGTCCTGCGGCGACCCGTCCCGGCTCGTGTTCCACGCCGACGACATCGCTCCGCGCCTGCGCCGACACGGCGACCTGCTCTCCCCCCTCCTCACCCCGTCCCCCTGACCGACCAGCCCCTCGCCCCCGCCGCCCCTACCCGTCCCATCCCAGGGGCTCCGCCCCTTCCACCCCGCCAAGGGGCGCTGCGCCCCCTGGACCCCCGCAGGGCGTCTTCAGGAGCGCGGGGAACTGCGCGACCTGCCCCTCACCCGCCCGCAGCCGAACGCATACCGGCGGACAGGGATCCGGGGTCTACGGGGTCATGTTCGTAGCCATGTGTGGCGGTCGCGGGCCATCGCGTGGAGTGCCTCCACGTCCGCCGGCTTCAGGACACCCCCGAGGCCGGCCAACGAGGACAGGTCGGTGTCCTGGAGGACGCGGACCTCACGGAGGGGGGCGAGAACATCGAGGTCGGCGGGGCCGGCCACGGCCAGGACGGCGTGGACCTCGGCGGTCAGCGCATACGAGGCCCGGTCGGCGTCGGCACGAACCCGGCGCAGAAGCGGATACGGCTCCCGGCGGCCGACGGTGACCATGGGGTCGGCGACGAGAACCCGCTGCTTGCGGGCGTACAGGGAGCGCAGGGCGAAGATGCCACCGGGACCGATCAGCAAGTGGTGGACACGGTCGCCGCCGGGGAGCGGGATGGAGTGGAGGGTGTGCCAGCCCGCGTCCTCCAGATGGTCCAGTGCCTCCCCGACCGCCTGCTCGGCGGCGAGCGCACGGCGTCGCGGGTCGGGCCGCAGGCGGCGCGCCGGTCCCGGGTCGCGGTCGAGGTCGATCATCAGCGCCTCGCCGGGCCGGTTCGGCGCGAGGTCGTCGTCCGGGTGGAGGGT is a window of Streptomyces mirabilis DNA encoding:
- the sbnA gene encoding 2,3-diaminopropionate biosynthesis protein SbnA, encoding MPVISVPQAFNEEDLYVDLRAIIGHTLFLKCEGFNFAGSIKMKAALEMVEAAERDGVLKPDSILVESSSGNLGVALSMIAASKGYRFLCVTDSRGNLSTRMMMEALGSQVHMIAGQQESNGGYLGARIEYVRALCASDPRYVWLSQYTNPSNWKAHYRRTAPEIARQFPQLDVLFVGAGTTGTLMGCARFFREWHRPVRVVAVDSVGSVSFGGPPGRRMIPGLGMSMRPPLLDESYVDEVIRVEERDTVRTCHRLARRGFVFGGSTGTVVSGATDWLNRHDARELTAVAIGPDLGERYLDTIYQASWLRDLYGDDVLNSREIAADSWAPSPTPPTRWGRAVDLENGERGKKQRPQLQDRKT
- a CDS encoding beta-ketoacyl-[acyl-carrier-protein] synthase family protein, which produces MHRSSDVPVQPHAVTVAEVIPGDLIALSEQDVAKNTWYVVMHTLPETPHTIRLTLRPPLGGIDHDEVFERGHQVTTASRRMDIGAIPEITSTDLDPVEFRDGDRITSLRAVDPRAVEESYTRRWGHWHRDLDRRAEAPVPDEELRDLAEQASQSGHVVRHHPRPRRAAEAYAPRRVVVTGLGAVTPLGVGVEELWRGLVEGRCGISELEGEEFAELPVRIAGSVPVDPVGLLPRPQARRMNRSAQFAVLAAREAWQDAGLDPAGTTESGLAPERVGVSVGAILGDASVLVGGDRKLRDKGPRAVSPLTTPMTVPSQAASQVSLVLHITGEARTVTSACASGTEAIGQAIDRIRYGRVDVALAGGAEAVVTPAIMASFAAMRALSTHELGSTSPSRPFASDRDGFVNGEGAGFLLLEAEEHARARGARIYCEAAGWGLSADAHHMAAPDPSGSGVALALRRAVHDAGAHVVDVVHVNAHATATVDGDLAEASALRAVLGGSVPVTALKGHLGHLQGAAGGVEAVATVLTLHHGLIPPTIGCDDQDDAIDLDVVTKNPRRLPALGDLALSNSFGFGGHNAVLALRRTG
- a CDS encoding Ku protein produces the protein MPHVRSIWNGAISFGLVSIPIKVVNATESHSISFRQVHLDDGGRIRYRKFCELEDREVTTGEIGKAYEDADGTLITITDEELAALPIPTARTIEIVAFVPAERIDPLQMDTAYYLAANGVPATKPYVLLREALKRSQKVAVAKFALRGRERLGMLRVVDDVIAMHGLLWPDEIRSTQEVAPDATVTVRDKELDLADALMDTLGEVELTELHDDYREAVEELVAAKASGELPAAPPAGERAGGKVLDLMAALEKSVRAAKVSRGEETGEETGARTGGSAEVTALPSRRSARTAPKEVGGKKSTSTAKKTAPKKTAAKSTAKSTGQAAGKTAATKSTAKKTAAKKATAKKATGKKTAAKKATARGRASA
- a CDS encoding nuclease-related domain-containing protein, whose translation is MNGLRVIPTWRHGQERLYVCLTDGRNVAWYDREAARVNLLSEERREDVLDALGPFLTGPVTVGPPPVPTPAELARLTLHPDDDLAPNRPGEALMIDLDRDPGPARRLRPDPRRRALAAEQAVGEALDHLEDAGWHTLHSIPLPGGDRVHHLLIGPGGIFALRSLYARKQRVLVADPMVTVGRREPYPLLRRVRADADRASYALTAEVHAVLAVAGPADLDVLAPLREVRVLQDTDLSSLAGLGGVLKPADVEALHAMARDRHTWLRT
- the ligD gene encoding non-homologous end-joining DNA ligase, yielding MTPITEVEGRRLALTNLDKVLYPATGFTKGEVLHYYATVAEPLLAHLHGRPVSFLRYPDGPDGQVFFTKNVPPGTPDWVRTAEVPRTEGPARMVLVQDLPSLMWAANLVTEFHTPQWQVDAPGLADRLVFDLDPGAPATVVECCEVALWLRERLAADGIEAYAKTSGSKGLHLLATVVRMPSSDVSAYAKELAVEAERALPALVTHRMTKSLRPGKVFVDHSQNAARKTTATPYTLRARSAPTVSAPVTWDEVASCGDPSRLVFHADDIAPRLRRHGDLLSPLLTPSP